The nucleotide sequence TTCTTGCAAGGACCTTTACGCGAATTGGCGAAGGCAGACCACTGGTCCTACTCCTGGAAGACTTACATGCAGCTGAAGTTTCGGTGGAGGCACTGCAGTACATCGTGCGGCGGCTTGGTTCAACTCCAGCTTTCATCGTCTCGACCTATCGTTCAACAGAAGTGGACAAAAGTCATCCGGTAACGCGGATGATAAACAGTTTTCAGAGTGACACAAGATTTTCAAAGATTTCATTGAGCAGTTTTGGAGCAAAAGAACATCGCTTGTTTCTCGAAGCTTTGACTCACAGTGAAAAACTTCAAGACAGTCTTGCCGAAACTCTTTTTCACGCAACCGAAGGGAATCCTTTTTTTACGAAAGAATTGGTTCGTTCGATGGTAGATGCAGGCTCCATTCGAAAAAATGACGAGGGAACCTGGTACATACCGGCCGATACAAGCGTTACAACCGAGTCGCTGCCATCAACGATTCAAATGACGATCGAAAAACGGCTGGAGCGTTTGGAGCCAGACTTGAAAGAATTGCTGACAACTGCGTCGATTCTTGGAAAGTCTTTTGAGTGGCGTGACCTGGAGAATCTTGCAGAAACGAAAGACAAGGAAGACCTCATCGATGAGCTGATCAAGGCTGGATTTATTGAAGAGGAGGGCGAATCACGCGGAGACAGGATGCGATTTTCAAGCGGCGTTTTGCGTGATGTGCTTTACAGGCAGATTTCGCGGAGAAAACGAAGATCACTGCATCGCAAATATGCGGAGTTTCTTGAACAGCGTTATGCGCACCGGACGGAACGCGTTTATCCGCAACTTCTTCATCACTACTCTGAAGGAGATGTAACCGACAAGATCATTGAATACGGGCTGAAGCTCTCAAAAAAATCGCTCGATACATTTTGGATGGACGAAGCTCTTCGCGCTCTGCGGTCTGTTTTGGAAGCACTTGAGGAAAAAGAGCTGCCTGCGCCGGAGATCGAAGCGCACGCACGGTTAATGTTGGCCGATGCTTTGCGAATGACCGGTAACGTGGGCGCCGCCTTAAAAGAGTTCCCGCGCGTGCTTGAAATTTATGAGTCTCTTCAGGATCCGATTCTTCTGTCCAAAACTCTGGCATTTGCGGCTGAAACAGCGTGGGCGGGCCGGAAGGTTGAAGAAACCAGGAATTTTGTGAAAAGAGGATTGGCGTTAAAAACCGATAATCAAACACGCATCCAGCTTCTTTCCCTTGGGGCGACGGTTGCCAACTTACGTGGCGAAAAGGAAACATCGCGTGAGTACTTGCAAGAGCTGGAACTGATCGAACCAGCAGCAAAAGAAACAAGCGAAGAAGCAGTGGAACCGGGCGGCACTTTGCATGTTGCGATGCTGGCGCCCATACAGGCATTGTATCCAGCCGTTGCAACTCTGGATGAGGAACATGAAATACTTGCAAACGTATTCGAAACGCTCGTAGCGGCAGACGAACGGGGGAACCTGCTTCCGAATCTTTGCGAACATTGGGAATCGAAAGAAGGGGGAAGAAAATTCTTGTTTGCTCTTCGCTCAAACATCCGAACGCATCAGCATCAACGTCTTGTGGCACCCGGTTGCAAATCGGCCTTTGAGAAAGCGATTCAGCTTTCAAAGTCGCAACTGCCGCCAGCTTTCGCTTCGATTGAGGGTGTTTCAGACTTTCTGAGCGGTAAAGTTTCTCAAGTCTCCGGTATCTGCGCGTTATCAGATGATCAACTGGAAATTCAACTGAATGAACCTTTGCCGATCTATCCCGCGTTCCTGACCGACATCAGGACGGGCGTTGCGCTGGAACAGGATACTCCGGTAGGAACGGGGCCATTTCGAATTGCATCCTTTTCTCCTGAAAGAGTTTTGCTGGAACGAACAAAAGAATACTGGAAGAATCCTCCTGCTCTGCTGGACAGCATTGAGTTCATAACTTCGATGACATCAGCCCAGATTGCTTCCGGCTTTCGAAAAGGTGAGTTTGACCTCGTTCGCGATTTGCGTCCGGCAGACCTTGATGAGATTTTGCGAGACAAACGTCTTCGCGCGAAAGTCGCGGAAGTTCCCAAAAAGAATGTGTACTTCGTTCTTTTTAATTGCAATCGTTCACTCGGGCAGCAGGAACCTGTCCGGAAAGCGATTTGTGGAATCTTGAATACGCGCGATCTGGTCAGCCGCGCATTGGGGCGGTCCGCTCAGCCTGCAGAAGGATTGATCCCGCCCGGTATTCTGGGCCATGACCCTGACAGAAGAAGACATCCTCTGCAACGCGAAAAAGTCATTCAGCTTTTGGAAAGCTCAAAGCTCAAACCACCTCTTCATTTCATTGCCGCAGTGCATCCTGCTTTTCAAGATCGGTATGAAGGTTTTTTGAAGGTCCTTCTGAAAGCCTTGTCCGATATCGGAGTAGAAATATCGATCATTACATCCTCTATTAACGAGTATCTGGAATGCAGGCTGAATCCGGAAGAAGTGGATGTGTTGATAGGAAGATTCATCGCAGATTACGATGATCCGGACAATTTTTCGCATGGATTCTTTCATTCGAAAGCTGGTCTTTACCGGAATTATTTTTCTTTGTCCACGCTGGATTCCTGGATGCAAGAAGCGCGCGGGCAAATCGATCCACTGACTCGTGAAAGTCTGTATCGAAAAATCGAAGCATATCTCGCCGAAAATTCGTTCGTGCTTCCGCTTTTTCATGACATGGATCTGCGCCTTGCAAATCCAAGGATTCGCAGGTTCACTCTTCGCAGCTGTCCTCCTTACGTGAGCTACTCGGAAATCGGAAAAGCAACTGCAGCGGTATATGCGCGAAAGACAGAAGGCGGGACCCCTGTCGTGCCGATCACTGGAGAAATTCAAACTCTGGATCCTTCCATGGCTTTTCTGGTGTCGCAGCTGGAAATCCTACCTGCAGTTTTTGAAACACTCACACGGGAAGCGGAAGGAGCACGGATTGTTCCATGGTTGGCTTCGA is from bacterium and encodes:
- a CDS encoding ABC transporter substrate-binding protein, giving the protein MIGTRLSKRYELLREIGRGGMGTVYLAYDPLLEREVAIKVVTPSLLSPESVERFKREGKIIAKMDHPGIVVVYDVGEHEQSLYFVMPFVRGTNLRTFMEDRSLTLGEVINTAIQVAEALEYSHGQGVIHRDIKPENIMISREDPSGSLRVRVTDFGLAVASSETRLTQSGAMVGTVAYFSPEQISGGQVTARSDIYSLATVLYECIVGDTPFTGEIQHVLYRILHENAESPRTLGKEIDEELETIILQCLEKDPDSRPANAKELAERLIYYRSRLETADQNRLMLSTSESVTYHKPVLPFIGRTEEFAELQRKLNESIKGECQFVVISGEPGVGKSRILEELENLCRARKIRVLHGRFVEQDRSFPYQGFCEAIQQAVSKSSSSSSPSADLADLTSELSTLFPVLSEIDSRSGSTSSTSVPRSFLTSEARKLEDRTYIFELLARTFTRIGEGRPLVLLLEDLHAAEVSVEALQYIVRRLGSTPAFIVSTYRSTEVDKSHPVTRMINSFQSDTRFSKISLSSFGAKEHRLFLEALTHSEKLQDSLAETLFHATEGNPFFTKELVRSMVDAGSIRKNDEGTWYIPADTSVTTESLPSTIQMTIEKRLERLEPDLKELLTTASILGKSFEWRDLENLAETKDKEDLIDELIKAGFIEEEGESRGDRMRFSSGVLRDVLYRQISRRKRRSLHRKYAEFLEQRYAHRTERVYPQLLHHYSEGDVTDKIIEYGLKLSKKSLDTFWMDEALRALRSVLEALEEKELPAPEIEAHARLMLADALRMTGNVGAALKEFPRVLEIYESLQDPILLSKTLAFAAETAWAGRKVEETRNFVKRGLALKTDNQTRIQLLSLGATVANLRGEKETSREYLQELELIEPAAKETSEEAVEPGGTLHVAMLAPIQALYPAVATLDEEHEILANVFETLVAADERGNLLPNLCEHWESKEGGRKFLFALRSNIRTHQHQRLVAPGCKSAFEKAIQLSKSQLPPAFASIEGVSDFLSGKVSQVSGICALSDDQLEIQLNEPLPIYPAFLTDIRTGVALEQDTPVGTGPFRIASFSPERVLLERTKEYWKNPPALLDSIEFITSMTSAQIASGFRKGEFDLVRDLRPADLDEILRDKRLRAKVAEVPKKNVYFVLFNCNRSLGQQEPVRKAICGILNTRDLVSRALGRSAQPAEGLIPPGILGHDPDRRRHPLQREKVIQLLESSKLKPPLHFIAAVHPAFQDRYEGFLKVLLKALSDIGVEISIITSSINEYLECRLNPEEVDVLIGRFIADYDDPDNFSHGFFHSKAGLYRNYFSLSTLDSWMQEARGQIDPLTRESLYRKIEAYLAENSFVLPLFHDMDLRLANPRIRRFTLRSCPPYVSYSEIGKATAAVYARKTEGGTPVVPITGEIQTLDPSMAFLVSQLEILPAVFETLTREAEGARIVPWLASIFQSEAGGRRFRFVLRENLRFHNGKKLTASDVRYSFERLLKNKESPSRWPLTPISGSQRLMEGHTEELEGFHIVSAHEFTIELDQPLTFFPTLLAYPSAAILPESCQTLDGNWKDGCIGTGPFRVVRFEPGVRLELEANPQYWRQPYPRSDGLVYRFRVTPQEILEGFRKGTYSLAWDLYPSDVEALRRETELGSRYGETPRLSTYYVVFNIHHGPLQDESLRHLLVQAVDVESLVRRTLGRLAIPAHGLIPPGLLGHVPGMRNIPAPVSTGPEIHDELNTIINSVYEGPYSSIAQELLKIFGSKGFAIRNREQTRSEYFRALASATADIVITRWIADYPDPDTFLTGLLHTEKGIVGRVCGTTEMDRLIEQGRSETDSELRNEIYRDAEDMIAKKALLLPLFHEQAYCFARPEVEGFQVTFSRTIVPYEKLWLSR